DNA from Paraburkholderia sp. BL10I2N1:
GCAACGCGCAGGGCCTATGGCAATCATCCTGCGCGATCTACGCAGGCAAAATACCCATCCTCCTATCATGCGCTGGCGGAACGGGTGCCGAATGATGAGATGGCGCGCACTGTGCTCGATCTGGCATGCGGTGATGGGCCGCTGCTGCAAATTCTGAACGACAGAGGGCACGCAGGCACGAAGTTGATCGGCATCGATATTAGCGATGGCGAGTTGAGTGCGGCCCGGGCAGTATTGCCGCAGGATGTACGGTTGATAAATGAGCGCGCACAAAAGCTGTCCCTCGATACCGGTTCGGTGGACTACGTGCTGTCGCACATGGCTCTGATGTTAATGGACGACATCGAGGAAGTAATCCGTGAAGTTCGCAGGGTATTGCGTAAAGGCGGCAGTTTTTCCGCTGTCGTCGGGCGGGCCTTTCTGACCGGCAAAGTCGGTGAAGTCTTTTTAGACATATTCCGACCGATTGCGA
Protein-coding regions in this window:
- a CDS encoding class I SAM-dependent methyltransferase yields the protein MASQAEIYLKDFHQRRARATRRAYGNHPARSTQAKYPSSYHALAERVPNDEMARTVLDLACGDGPLLQILNDRGHAGTKLIGIDISDGELSAARAVLPQDVRLINERAQKLSLDTGSVDYVLSHMALMLMDDIEEVIREVRRVLRKGGSFSAVVGRAFLTGKVGEVFLDIFRPIAKTNLAHLPLGDARARSEAEWNELLKHGFANVVFEDIEIDWTPTPAQLWLDMLDTYDTDRMSETARAHFKSELLSAFAPMQREDGTLKTGWGLRLIQASAV